A region of the Chroicocephalus ridibundus chromosome 1, bChrRid1.1, whole genome shotgun sequence genome:
ACAAAGCTTATCAATTTTATGTCATCAAGGACAGAGTGACCTTCATTTCCACAAAATGCCTCTTACTACTGGACAAGTTGATTACAAATTTATCACTTATCCTCAGGAAGAAAGTCCTTCGCGACCATCATCTGACAAATGCAAGTGTGTGTATTATCAATTGACCAGGTCGTGCTGAATTCCAAAACCATAATTGTGGAATACTAAAGGGTCTGCTACTTTTCTGAACATTTGAGCTAAGATGAAGGACATGCaactcaaaattaattttctacttgGCCTAGTTATCACTGCACTAGTACAAGCtgtagaaaaaaaagcagactgtCCAGAGTCGTGTATATGCGAGATCAGACCATGGTTCACTCCCAAGTCTGTGTATATGGAGGCTCCAACAGTGGATTGTAATGATTTAGGCCTTTTTAATTTTCCAGCCAGACTGCCTGCCGACACACAGGTTCTCCTTCTACAGACTAATAATATTGCAAAAATTGAACATTCAGTAGACTTCCCAGTGAATTTAACTGGTCTAGATTTATCTCAGAACAATTTATCCTCGGTGACCAGCATTAATCTTAGAAAGATACCACAGTTGCTTTCAGTGTaccttgaagaaaacaaacttaCTGAACTCCCTGAAGAATGTCTTTCTGGACTGCACAATTTACAAGAGCTTTATATTAATCATAACCTGCTTTCTGTGATTGCACCAGGAGCTTTCATAGGCCTCAATAATCTTCTCAGACTTCATCTCAATTCAAATGGTCTGCAAATGATTAACAGGAAGTGGTTTGAAGCTACTCCTAATCTTGAAATTCTCATGATTGGAGAAAACCCAATAATCAGAATCGAAGATATGAACTTTAAGCCTCTTATTAATCTGCGCAGCCTAGTTTTAGCAGGCATAAATCTCACTGAAATACCAGATAATGCTTTGGTTGGCCTTGACAATTTAGAAAGCATCTCCTTTTATGACAACAGATTTGTTAGAGTGCCGCACATTGCTCTTCAAAAGGCTACAAATCTTAAATTTCTGGATCTAAATAAGAATCCCATTAACAGAATACGACGAGGAGATTTCAGCAATATGCTGCACCTAAAAGAGTTAGGAATTAATAACATGCCTGAACTGATTTCTATAGATAGTCTTGCTGTTGATAATTTGCCAGATTTAAGAAAGATAGAAGCTACCAATAACCCCAGATTATCAtacattcatccaaatgcattcTACAGACTTCCCAAGCTGGAATCGCTCATGCTCAACAGCAATGCGCTGAGTGCCCTGTACCGCAGCACAATAGAATCTTTGCCTAACCTCAAAGAAGTTAGTATACACAGCAATCCCATTAGATGTGATTGTGTCATTCGCTGGATTAACATGAATAAAACAAACATTCGCTTCATGGAGCCAGAGTCCCTGTTTTGTGTAGACCCTCCTGAATTTCAAGGCCAGAATGTGAGACAGATACACTTCAGGGAAATGATGGAAATCTGTCTCCCCCTGATAGCTCCTGAAAGTTTTCCATCCACTCTGGATTTAAAAACTGGCAGCCATATTTCCTTACACTGCAGAGCAACAGCAGAACCAGAACCTGAAATCTACTGGATAACACCATCAGGACACAAACTTTTGCCTAATACTATTTCTAATAAATACTACATTCATTCCGAAGGAACATTAGACATACGTGATGTAACACAAAAAGAAAGTGGCTTATACACATGTATAGCGACGAATTTAGTCGGGGCAGATCTAAAGTCTATCATGATTAAAGTGGACGGCTCTTTCCCTCAGGACAGCAATGGATctttgaatattaaaataaaagacataAAATCTAATTCTGTTTTGGTTTCATGGAAAGCAAGTTCTAAAATTCTCAAGTCCAGTGTTAGATGGACAGcctttctgaaagctgaaaactCTCAAGCTGCACAGAGCGCTCGAATACCATCTGATATAAAGGTATATAATCTTACGCATCTAAATCCATCAACTGAATACAAAATTTGTATAGATATTCCCACTATCTActcacagaataagaaaaaatgtgTCAACGTAACCACAAAAGGACTGGACTCGGCAACGAAAGACTATGAAAAGAACAACATAATAGGATTCCTTGCCTGCCTTGGTGCTCTTTTGGGAATCATCTCTGTGATATATCTCTACAGCTCCATCTCACGAGAGATGAACTACGACGTTGGACACAGCTATCTAAAGAATTACGTGAAGAAACAATCCTTTTCACTCAATGAGCTTTATCCTCCTCTAATCAGTCTTTGGGACATgggcaaagaaaaaagcacagcaatGGAAGTAAAAGCAACTGTAATAGGTGTACCAACCAATATGTCATAAATATGTCAGTATATCGcttaatttctgaaataaaagcacatgACTGCATTTGTGCTGAATAAAAAGGCAACAAGAAGAACTATTTCTTTTAGGAACCAGACACCTGGACTTTGCTGCTGCCGACAAATGGGAATATAGACTGACTCAGCATAAGAGAAGACTTTTAACTAACTGGCTTCTAAGGGTATTCTGCCAACCAAATACAATTAACTTCAATTTCTAGAACTTTCATGGGACTTTTAAGTCTGGAATACAGTGCAAGTAGCCaagaacattttctgtatttttttttaattattatataaAAGTAGTGGAACTGAGCAATACCTCCTCCTGTGCTGTATTACACACACTAGCCACGAGTTTTTTGCAGTGAACAGATATACTAAGATTGACACATGGTGTAATGAAATGGACAAATTCTGTAGAGTAGACCCAGTGagtatgtgaattttttttatgaggaaaatacatttttgattaaaatcaaaatagtttttggcttgtgggtttttttgtttgtttgtttgtttgtttgttttttaaaaaaagtctgggAGCTCTTGCCTGACAATAAACAAACTCATTCTAACATCTGATAAAATATGTCATTACATGTTCTCCTGTTAAAATGCCAATCTGAGCACACAGgatatttttgctggttttaggCTGTATAACTGCAATAAAACAcacaataaacatttttataaactACTTACCCATAATAATAACAACCATATTTTTCACGCTGCTTGttgtgggaggaagaagagagaagggtgggaaggagtcATAAGGCTGATAGGAAATTGATTGTTAGCTACTGATAACAGCAAGTCTTGAGCTGCTTTAGTATTTTCCCAGAAGCCTGAAAACTGAATGCAATGTTTAGACTCAGATAATATAAATCCAATATTTTGTCTTCAGTCAAAAGGGTAATTCAGTTATTATTAATGTCCAAAGTCTAGGCTGGCCACACAGAGACCTCAGATAGCTTGAACAGTTTAAATGATATTAAGGCTTTCTTTCTGGACTTGCACACTTCTGTTCAACAATAACAACAACTGACTAGTTTATAAACCTCCTCAGCTTTCACAATGTAACAAGCAATAAATGACTGACAGAAACATTATTAGTAGAAATGaattgaaacaaaatgaaaagagaacAATAAAAACCTGACTACTCATATTGAAGCTAAAGTTCTCATGGGAGTAGGACTGGGCCCATAAGTAGCAAATGTGCACAAGAAGCTGCTGATCAGAATGTTGATTACAAGCTAAACCAAATTTTGTTAGGATGGCAAAAGGGACTACTCCTAAGCCCAGTAAAGAAAAGACATTTGACCATTAAAATACACAATGAAAAGACGTGGTACCTCCTGACaaagaaagcaacagcaaaatttttgttattttggttcacatataagaaaacaaacaggaagaatgaagaaaaaaaactggtTATTTCTGAATATTGTGCTTAAGGAATATTCATAGAATGCATAGGTAGCTTGAATTACAAAGCAAAATAGGAGTAATAAACATTTCTTGTAAGTCTTTAGTAGActttaacattttttaaactcTGTAATAATATCCACATTATCTTTCCAGACTTGGTTGAAGTAAACATTTCTGCTGAATCGCTGACAGAATTTTTGTAGGTAGAAGAAGAGTTACTTCTGTATTTAGACATTAACAGAAGAGTTACTTCTTGTACTCAGACATAAacttttttcacttatttataGTTTGCTGCATACTTTCAAAATGTTATTGGTCTATAAACACTTACAACAtggaaaaacaatttaattttaccTAGTAGTAATAAATAATTTGCTTCCATGTTAAAGATGTAATTTTTCTAGTTAAATCCcaggatttttaaattatgtagaGATGATTGTCGAAGTTgttgaaggcagaaagaagaaccTAATACTCATTTCAAACTACCAAAACTTAGAATATTCATAGAGTCTATATGTTTCactgaagaaggaagtttacaaacCTGAGGAATGGCCATCGCACGTAAAGGCACAGTGAAGCGGAGCAGAGAAATGCTGCGATGGCATGACAGGTTTCAGCACCACGGACAGCGCTTCCGGAGCGGAGCTGCTCCGCGAGAAACGGGGTGGCTCAAATGGGACCCGTCACCAAGCAGATATTGGACTTGTCAGCAAGAACTTCAAGGTATATCATGTATGTCCACCTTTGGAATCAAGCTACATTTCGAACTTACAACTCTTAGAGCTTAGAAATGagaatctaatttattttttttttccaggcaaaaaCATCTCCACACAACGTTATAAAACAGCACACAAATAAAAGTCTAATGGGGAGCACTGATAAGAAGacattttcccttcagagaatAAGTACAggctttatttactttatttaaatatatcaGTAAAAGTTTTTGTTGAtaaatttttatacatttttatacagAAGAATTTTCACACTAAGCTTTTGAGAGCTGAAATGTAACTAGATATATCTCAGAAATATTTGAATTGTTCTATACTTTATACTGATATCAGATGAAAATATACCTTACATTTTAAGACTAAATTGATTATCCTGTTGCTGATTGTTAATATGTAAATTACTTCCTTTATATtccaaaaaagataaatataatTGCATTTTCTTAAAGTAGCTTTGTAATCCTCCTCTCACACAACCTTGATTAAGCCATTTTACAACTTTAtatcttcctttctctgaaaGTATCTCTGAAAGAATATGCTGagcttttcttttcagcatgTCAACAAGATGCATCTTCTGTAACTAACCAACATTGAGTAATACTCTTTATTTGTGCAAATATGTCTTCACTGCTTTCACTCAAAAGGGAAACTTCAAGAAATACCAGGAAAATTTCCATAAGAATAGGGTCAACAGCATCTCTACAATGAGTTATGAGATCACAGAATTTTTAATGACTCATAGAATAAAACATTTGTGATTTTGTAGGGGTGCTTAACTGATGGAGTACAAAGAAGGAATATAACGGCAATAATGAGAACAGGGATATCCCTTCAAAGAGTTCTCACTCTTACCAAAGgatctgcagaaagaaatgcttgtagatttagattaaaaccttaaaaagaaatactagaACATTCAAGTTAATATCAACATCCATTTACTCATGAACTTACGTGTCAACAGCATTACAATTCTTCAGGATTCTACTGAGGCTTTAAATACCTTTACATTGAAATTTTACGTGTTTCTAACAGAAACGTAAGTTTAGTGATATTTTTTGATCAAATTCTATTTACTGTAAGAACATGTTAAAGGCAAAAAGCATGTTGGAGGTGAGGCCTTTTAAACCCACTTAAATTATATTTCAACATGTATATTGATTGACGAATGGttgttttatccttttattttataCACTTTTGTGTGTTTATGTACTTATGTTCTACTAGCAACATGTTAGCCTGTCTGCAGACCTTTATTTCATTATATCTATTGCATTATTTTATCTAATATACAAAGGTAGCATCTTGTACAACACATGGCAATGCTTTCAATGGCAATACTGTGAACCACCTACTATCCATATAAACATAACATCTTTTATATGTACACAGAAACATCTCCATGATATTAGCCTACCAATTTCTAAAAAGATTCATTATTTCTCCATGGCCAAAGACATTCTTCATGTTAAAATCCCCACAGAATCTACAGGTGAGCAGTGGGATTCTTGTGTACCTGTGTGTAAAAATGGATAGCTGTTCCTTCCACAGATATATTACCCTATAAACCTGAGAGTCCTTAGGAAGTAATAAATCCACCTTTTAGCTTTAATAGCTTAGTGTGTTTAACTTATAGAACTTCATGGACATATGccaaaaaaaatctaacaacaaTTTTTTCAGCAAAGTAGAATCTCttaaaaaagtatattaagaACCTCCTAATAGTGGCACAGTATACTTTTTAATAGTCTTTTCATTTACAGGAAGGTTGTTTTTTCCACATGAGGCATAGGGCTAAAATTTGTCTGTCTTTTATTAATTGGGATGTTTACTCTCTTTAATGGAGGTGGGAACTGACAACaagctgtatttaatttcctcagaaacagagaaaagcattGCCACACACCGgtgtttccatttatttaataGTTTTCTCTCAGGAATCCAATGcattaaaagcagtatttactGATTATTCAAACCAGAAAACAGTAGCTCAGAAACAGATTAACTTTATCTTGGCATTTGACAGCAAACCTTATTCTGAAAGATGATACTAATGAAAGACTGTTTGAAGTGTCTGGCTAGGCAATACCCAAATCTTAAGCCTGAAAAGacttttaaattcaattttttaattcagttaccTTACTTCACTCTATCAGCTACTAGACTGAAAAATAGTGTTCTATTCATAAAAACATCAAGCCTTTACTTCTTagtaaaacatttacaaaaataaattccaaTATTCCATCAGCTAACACAGACGAATGCTAGCTTACATATGTACATTTAAGTTTCTGTTTTAGCTACAATGATGTGAAATCATAAGTCCAAATAGTAGCTAAAAAACTTCCATAAAAGATCACAGAATAACTATTGATTTACATCTTAAAAGGAAATTTCCAAAATTCACTAATAAAATTCATTCTGCTTGTGTAACCTGAAGCAGTGACCTCAAGATAACTTAAAGAAGAAATGGAGATTCTTTCCTCAATCTTGTGCTGGCCGTTAATAGAAGAGACACAATGATCAacaataaacttaaaaaatattcttctttatCTGAAACCAGAAGAGATATTTCCAAAAAAGGTGCCTACATAGTCTAGAAAATAAGTTCACATAATAGACAGTACCAGAAGAATTGAGGGTTTAGAgagaaaaaattgaaaagtatCACTCTGTCAGACTTAAGAAAACAATTCTTATTAATGAACCGAATGGAGTAAAACCAGAGTGGAAGGGTGGCACTGACAAGACAAGAAACTTGACATAGCAGAAAGTGTAAAGTATAAAACGTCCAGTatggaaaatacagaagacaTTTTGAAAGATATAGTTAAATGGAATAGAGAAGACAGCCATTGAACACAAACCACTAGAGACAAACCAAGACTAACAATTCACCTCATGCTAAAGATgagaaaatgtatttggaaatTGATTAACAGTTGCATGCAGGTTTTGTAGAGATAAAACCCAAGATGGCTAGAAACATACCCAGAGTAAAAAATTACTGGTATTGCCTACTGAAGATCATGGGACTTCATCACAACATAGCTTACAGAAAGACATCCTGAATAAAATTTCTGGGGAAGCAACAGATACAAGTGATCTTTTTAGAACACCTTTGGGTCCCATGAACATCAGCAGAAAGATGCTGGAATAAGCTGCtaggtagggggaaaaaaatgcatccttCTGGAATATTGGGTGACCAATTGTTTTggtaggttggttggttgatgTACCAAGTGTGTAATTTGAATAGCTTCCCATTTAATACCATTGGAAACAATTGGAACCATTCTCAGGAAAAGCCTAAATAGATACGTAGGGAAAATGCTAAGGATTATCAGAACAAGAGAAAGATTACCTAAATATTCAGTAAACATAAAAtcaagacactgagaagaaaaattaatctagATGCCAAAGTTCCAACCAAACTTCATTTACCCGTATGACAACTCTAGAAGTTGGATATTAAATAACATAATTGCAATTACTCATTTATATGGATGAATTCAATTTGAGTTATTACTGAAACTTGGCAAGATTTGCATGATTGGAATGTTAAAATACATAACCACAATCCGCCTAGTGAGAATGGTGCTTTGAAACTGAGAACTGAGCTATTCCCTTCAGGTCCAATAAAAATTCTGAAGGAGTTGAGTCCTCTTCAATGTTTATATTATGGGACGGTGTGAAAATAATATAATGTGTCAGACTAAATTCTGTCCATGATTAGCTGCACTTCAGTATTCTCAGACAAAATGTACAAGCATCATTTGTAAATAGTGTAAGCATCCAGTGGAACTAGTaatgaaaaatgacaactgaCCCTATGGTATGTGACTGACTATGGTTGTGTTATTGTTCTGATTACATTAAGTAGTGTTTCATTTCTATAGCCAGGGTTTTCAAAAAGAGATATAAGGTTAAGCCAAttggaaaacatatttaaaagacttgttaTTTTGAACACTCAAGAAAAACGTTAAATAAAAGGAGTGTTCATCTACCTTCTTGAATACAGTATTCTCAGAGAGATACAGAGCTGCAGTTACATTGAAGTGCCTTCccattttcaattttaaaaacgGAAGTAGACTGATCTTCAAAGAAGTCAACTTTAAAAGAAAGACTGCAAATGATCATAAATGTGGACTATTCttttcaaataacagaaaaatcacttctgtCTTTGGCTGCGTAAGAAATTTTGATCCATCAGAGCTACCAAACATGAATGAAACAAAAACTGTGACTGTGTAATTTCTATTTCTAGGAATTACAACTACaaatataatttttacttttaattaatgcCAGGAAAAGAACATCAACAAGAacatttttcacttcaaaaacaaaagtATACTCACCTACGAAAAGTCTATACAATTTACATACagttatattatttattatttgcctAACCACTTAAATAACCTGTGCACTGTGATGATTAATGACATAAACAAAGCTATAACAAGACACAAACATccaatttcattttgaaagcttttCGGTGCATCCCTCATGACTCTCAATTGTTGCTCCGAAGGACATATATCCTATCTCTCATAGGTCTTGTCAACCCTCTATGTATATCTCTGGTACCCCAGGGCATCAAAAAAGAACTCTAGATGCTTAAGTTTAGGAACATAGCTATGAAAGAACAACAACATACAAAAAGAAATTCCAttatattacaaagaaaattagCTATCTGATGGGAACTGATTTTtctctaaaatgttattttacagtTAATGAAGCTCATTCCTATTTAGAAAAAACagagcagggggagggagagaacgTTCCAGTgtttttggaaaattaaaatcgTTTATATGATTTCTTTAGACATTTGGGAAGAAaactttctgctttcatttgctAAATTACTGTGATagaaaaaatacaagtatttacACAAcatgaattaataaaaaacctgaaatgaaatGCGGATATGAAATGTTGACATTCTTACAGAACATTTGACATTCATTGAACTAACAATTTCAGATTTTAAGAAGTTCCATtggaaaatgtttaattctttCTAAAGCTCATCCCACAAAGACATTCAAGACTATAAATCAACAGTCTTCAAAGCAACTGAATCTTTTATTAAGTCATTTCTCCCTTCAGACAAAGCTGAAAACTACAAACGAAATTCCTCTGGCagctaaaaaatgctttttacaaaTCTCTCtcacttgcccttttttttttttgtctctcagcttcaattatttttagtctttttttcccaaagtccTTTTCTGTGCCTTGATGCAAATGCTCTGTTCCTCTCCTTTCCGTGATTCCTGTGGGTCCTTTGCTTACTTCCTGCTACTATTGTTGCCAGACCGTCACATCATTTCCAACACTGTCAGCAAGGACAGATGTTGTCTgccttaataaaaaaattatcaagcAAACATCATATTTGGAGGCAAAATATTTGAatagcaaaatataaatattaa
Encoded here:
- the LRRN3 gene encoding leucine-rich repeat neuronal protein 3; amino-acid sequence: MKDMQLKINFLLGLVITALVQAVEKKADCPESCICEIRPWFTPKSVYMEAPTVDCNDLGLFNFPARLPADTQVLLLQTNNIAKIEHSVDFPVNLTGLDLSQNNLSSVTSINLRKIPQLLSVYLEENKLTELPEECLSGLHNLQELYINHNLLSVIAPGAFIGLNNLLRLHLNSNGLQMINRKWFEATPNLEILMIGENPIIRIEDMNFKPLINLRSLVLAGINLTEIPDNALVGLDNLESISFYDNRFVRVPHIALQKATNLKFLDLNKNPINRIRRGDFSNMLHLKELGINNMPELISIDSLAVDNLPDLRKIEATNNPRLSYIHPNAFYRLPKLESLMLNSNALSALYRSTIESLPNLKEVSIHSNPIRCDCVIRWINMNKTNIRFMEPESLFCVDPPEFQGQNVRQIHFREMMEICLPLIAPESFPSTLDLKTGSHISLHCRATAEPEPEIYWITPSGHKLLPNTISNKYYIHSEGTLDIRDVTQKESGLYTCIATNLVGADLKSIMIKVDGSFPQDSNGSLNIKIKDIKSNSVLVSWKASSKILKSSVRWTAFLKAENSQAAQSARIPSDIKVYNLTHLNPSTEYKICIDIPTIYSQNKKKCVNVTTKGLDSATKDYEKNNIIGFLACLGALLGIISVIYLYSSISREMNYDVGHSYLKNYVKKQSFSLNELYPPLISLWDMGKEKSTAMEVKATVIGVPTNMS